The Pecten maximus chromosome 12, xPecMax1.1, whole genome shotgun sequence genome includes a region encoding these proteins:
- the LOC117339129 gene encoding hypertrehalosaemic prohormone-like — MTSKWILLLSIVSSVVLLSRAQISFSTSWGSGKRAAYNEPVNHNNINLDSTCMSRTEPEVLLELVKTIQKQTERVIECLMESKTAKQRQRSIHYS, encoded by the exons ATGACTTCCAAATGGATCCTGTTATTATCGATAGTGTCCAGTGTGGTCCTACTATCAAGGGCACAAATAAGCTTCTCTACGAGCTGGGGCAGTGGTAAACGCGCAGCCTACAACGAACCTGTGAATCATAATAACATCAACCTTGATAGCACGTGCATGAGTAGGACGGAACCGGAAGTCCTACTTGAACTTGTTAAAACGATACAG AAACAAACCGAACGCGTTATAGAGTGCCTCATGGAATCTAAAACAGCAAAACAAAG